tattatgcagtgtttttggtttattcaactaaCATGGTAGCTAaagtgcctaaagttttttttttttttttcttttaaatatttatgtaagctagtatatatattgttatactgacacaacaaatttcacaatattttcacaattattgacgtgtcaatttcttacaagtcgaaataaaataataaaatatgagactatgactaaccacaactaaaattaaatattttgagaaaatattacaacatttaTTGTATagtacttttggtttattcaacggGCACGGTAGCTACagtgcttaattttttttttctttccagtaatcggtttgtacttttttttttctcttttaaatatttatgtaagctggtatatatattgttatactgacacaacaaatttcacaattattgacttGTTAATTTCTTAccagtcaaaataaaataataaaatatgagactgtgaccaaccacaactaaaaataaatgttttgagaaaatgttacaacacttattgttatcacaatattttcaatattgttgagatctcagtttcttatagattaaataaaaaaaatgtttttttaaaaaaaaaaaatatttatgtaagctggcatatctattaactatataaaaagagccaaaggctcatgaatagtgtttttttggtttatttaattagtgaggtgcactttttttttccctttcaagtATGCCAGTTGGTTTgagctttatttttgttttttgtttttttaagatctttatatgtttactttgtacttgcaatgcaagtttacattgtaaatatacaaaagtggttaatattatacacatttgcacaaaaaatggtaaatattgtacaaattttgtaaatgtgtacaaaatttgccaatttttgtgtgtctacaatataaatttacaatgtAATTAAGTACATTATATGCATAaagatattatgaaaatgttgtaacgcatgtgtcaattccttataggtcaaaataaaataaaataaaataaaataataaaatattatgctGAGATCTAGCACAACTAAAAATGTcatgacattttgttgttattacaacatattcacaactattgaggtgtaagttataggtcaaaataaaataatataaatattggATTGAGATCTGTCACGGTCTTAtacgaatgagattaactttttatgacataattatcaaaattcttaaaattaatttctttttatgattaatataaatctctatgtattttaaaaatctttattttgtgatacaaataaaatctaaaattgatcCTAATCACTACTTCTTTGACTAGTGTTGTTAAAGTTGCTAATCAAATTCATTGTTACGTCAATTTACATGTAGAAAAACTAGGTGGTAGATTTTGAATTTCCCTTGTTATCATGTGCCtattttccctccaaaatttCTGACTATTTAGTGTTAGAAGATGAAATGGACTCCCGTCCCTTTTTTAATTGATTGCTTATTAACTGgggatcatttttttttttccctgctttCTCACATGGACAGCttcatctttttgtttcttgagaaCTATGGAGTCAGGAAGTTGGAAGCTCTTTTTGCAGTTCTCATTGCAACTATGGGTGTGTCATTTGCCTGGATGTTTGGAGAAACAAAGCCTAGTGGAAAAGATCTTCTTATGGgtaaaaaagtttatttaattgGATATCTGCTGTTTGTTTTATAAGTTTCGTCATTGGTTGGAACCATAGGTGTAACTGAACCTGATCCTTCTTGTAGGTATTTTGGTGCCAAGACTCAGCTCAGAAACAATTAGGCAGGCTGTGGGAGTTGTGGGTTGTGTCATAACGCCTCACAATGTATTCTTACACTCTGCATTGGTACAGTCAAGGAAGATTGATCCGAACAAGAAAGGCCGGGTTCAAGAAGCACTCAACTACTACTCAATTGAGTCTTCGGTTGCAATTTCAATCTCCTTCATCATCAATTTGTTTGTGACAACGGTTTTTGCTAAGGGATTTTATGGCAGTAAACAAGCCAATAGTGTAGGACTAATAAATGCAGGGCAATATCTTGAAGATAAGTATGGAGGAGGAGTCTTCCCGATTCTTTATATCTGGGGTATTGGTTTATTGGCGGCTGGACAGAGTAGCACGATAACTGGCACTTATGCTGGACAGTTTATCATGGGAGGCTTTCTCAACCTTCGTCTCAAGAAATGGCTGAGGGCAGTGATTACACGGAGTTTTGCAATTGTGCCAACTATAGCTGTAGCTCTTGTATTTAAAACATCTGAAGCTTCATTGGATATTCTGAATGAATGGCTTAATGTGCTTCAGTCAATACAGATTCCTTTTGCGCTTATTCCCCTTCTTACCTTGGTGGCCAAGGAGCAGGTCATGGGGGTCTTCAAAATTGGGCCTGTTCTTGAGGTAAGCTGTGAACTTTACTACTCTGTCATTTTGggcataatatttttcattttgtggtGACAGCCATCTGTTGTTTGTCTAGCCTGTAAACTTGTAGACTTGTGGTTATGAACAATGAATCCTAGGTCAAGGGTTTTAGGATGGGCATATAGAATAGGCTTCTTTTAGTCCATTACTTGCATGCAACCTTGTCGCCTTGTGGTTACGTGGGTCAACTTTCATGtatggaaaaaaatattaacaaaggGAGAAGCATGATGAAATTACTTCTCATGTCAAAATTATCAGCCGtcaattgttattggtttttgGCTATGTGCTTGATCATTCTTGGACTTGCTTCACATAATGATCTggtttcccaaaaaaaaaacatataatgtaTATATTCATCAAATTAATTTGTATTCAGATTCTCGATGTCATTTAGGTTATCTTAAACTTGGCCCTTTCATTGTCTACTCACATCTCTATTGGCCACAGATATATACATCAGCAACTCATTTGCCTATGCTTTTCCTTTAGTGACTGCCCCCCGcgcccccacaaaaaaaaataaataaataaataaaaaaggaagaaaagattTAGCGATCATTATCAGGACTGTGTTAGAGAGATTTGGAGAGGTAGTAATATGAAGTATATACTTTTACTtctgttttctttaagcttgtGCTTTAATACTACCCAGATTTATAGATAGCTGTATGTGTGTTCGAGTATGTTCAATATTTTTGCTTGGGTTAGGTGGCCTTATGTTGTTTTGTTTCTGGTGCTAGATTCCTTCTCTTTTCCTCCcctgaattttctttaagtcaACCATGTGTTTCTTAGTGAGTTGATGTGGTGGTTGGCTAAAAACAAAACTCAGTAATTTATAGATCACAGCAAGATAATATCATTGTTTTGTATATTGTGGTGTTGACTTTGGTCCTTTATCTATGAAGTGCATGTGTGTAATATTCATGTCATGTATATTAGGAATAGCTGCCGTTTTATTCACATGATATAGTGCAATATGGTTCCAATTAGAAACACATGGATTTTATTAGAAGAAagtaaatatcaattaatttttgagtttttgttgtaAGATGTGTTGGTCCCGATGGCATGTAGCTGctgaaatattttaatatttagcaAGAAACTGTTTAGAGTTTTGTAGTTCAAGCCCTCATACTCTAGGATTTACAGAAGCTATTTTTCCCGCATAGTAGattttgttgttcttgtggtAATGCTAATGTCTAACTGTATTCCTCTCCATATTGGCTTTtggaatttatattttaatcataAACCATTAGGGAAACAACTTACTCTGTTGAGATTTGGAGTTTCCAGATAGGTTCTTCGTCTATAGGCTGATCATTTATATGCCTGTGAGGAaacaatggaaaaataaaaggttGCAATAAAGGCAGTCAAAGGAAGGGAGCTAACAATAAGCAGAGGCTGCAATTTTGTCTCTTTAATGATTTAGATTAGCTTTAGTTGGATAAACTGAAACATTCAAGATATCCAGTGATTAATAAAACCTCTCTCCATGCTTGACTAGTCATTTAGTTTCCAATAAAAGCATCTTGAAATATTTACCCTGTTCGTGTTGTTTGTTCAGTTGAAATTATATGATTCAATTCACTCATCAAGTAGATAAAGATGCttgaccccttttttttttttttttttttttttttttttttttcatctagtGTCTCCTCATGTTGCACATGGATAGCATGCTAGTAAACTTGAGTTATGGGTGCGCtgaagtttttcttttaaactattGGAGTTGAGGGCTTTGTCTATCGTTCAGTTAATTGACTTCCAAATGATAACAATTCCCTACCTaactttattttctaatattttgtCAATTAATGTTGCAGAGGGTGGCTTGGAGTGTGGCGGCATTGGTAATGATTTTCAATGGGTATCtgttgattgatttttttgtatCTGAAGTTACTGGGCTACTGTTTGGTTTGGCGGTCGCGACTGGCACAGTTGCATATATAGCATTTATTGTATATCTTATTTTACACAGCGGTACCTTCCCTTCGGATTTGATTACCTTAATTTCCAAGAGGTTTACTTCCACTGGGAACTGAGTCAACAAATACGCGTATGACAGAAACTATAGAAAATCTGAATTATGCTGTTGCTCAATGGAGCTGGCGTTTTAGCACAAGAGGGTCATTGATCTGCTCTTCAGAAGTGAAACATTCTTCTACATAACCATCTCCAAGTTTTGTGCATCTTGAATGTGAGTAAAAAGATACAAACAATTGAAAGCATATTCATGTAATGCACTTTTTTGAATAATGGAGCTGCCCAGAGTTACATTCCATCAATTGATCACACCGGgttattttcttcatttcagAGGATGGACATAGCATTGTTACAAACTGCAGGATGAattacttttttagtttttggttttgtggtaTAAGATTCAGTATGCCCCACGAATTGTACCAGTAAAATAGAATAAACTGCTTGTTCTTTTAATGTAACAGGTTAACATGTACCATAGTCAAACCAGCAACAACTGATACTTAAGGGATCAGTACAAAAGAATGGAAGGAATTTTGCAAAATTGTTTGGATgccctctctgtctctctcccccttacttttaatttttcttctatctTCTTTTGTTGTTCATTTCTTGGAATCAATGATAGACCCATGAATGATAAGTCCCACTTCTTGAGTTACTAATGAGTAACTTAGGAAGAAGATATCTTAAAACAtcaaatatatgtatttttccttttcacaaTGAATCTTACATGGTTATCAGTCCACAAACTTCACATACAGTGAAAGTATGTATATATCTTGATATTAGGGGGTTTGCGGATATTTAAAAAGTATGaggagttttttttattttttataaagaaatccTTGTACCACTtctttaacaataattttagaGTAATGCTAGGAATTCATCCCTTCCCACACCCAAATACACACTTTAGTCGTGTGTCAACTATTGATTGGATTTCAGCATCTTCAAGTATATGTGATGGAACCTTTTAAAAGTGCTGAAATTTAATCAAAAGTTGACACACGAACATGGTGTAGATATGGGTGTGGGAAGAGGTGTGTTCCTAGCATTATTCATGATTTTAAGACCGTAACTTATTCCACACACTTTTGCCATTAAAAAATGATagattaatataaaaatgatagAATAATAGTAGATTTATGCGAAAGTGATTTGTTGTGTAAGTTAGTTACTGATGGTAAAGTATGAAATAAGTTGTAGTCCTGTAATTATAATGGCCATTAGAGCTACAAAAGTAACAGAACTTCAAACTTGTCAAAGTTGAAGCATTAATTGGGTCATCAAATTGCGGATTCTTAATCCATGTGGATGCTTGGAAATAAATATCCAGAGGAGTTTTGGACTTTGGTGAATTGGTTGCGGGAAAAGTAGTAGTTACTGTAGCTTCTTGTGCAGTAGACGAGTCAACTTAACAAAAAGAATGCCCAGGAATTGACCACTTGCCAGCTAGTAGTGTAAGCTAATAACACCTTGATGCCGCCTTTGCACATAGGCTTGCAGCACCACTTTGATGATTTGGTGCCACAGAGTAGTCTGGCGAAGCAGAAGTTCTATGTGACCCtattatagatttttattttttttgaaataatttatgagaaatgttaatggataagagatatttttaaaaaattttatggaaaaagaaaaagataattaaaattttttgataattttttatatttttcattaaaataatgttaaaacttttttaaaatgaattattaacaattgttctaagcgtttctcaaaaaaaaaaaaaaaacaattgttctAAGCATGCCTATTAGCAAGACCCatattttatgtgaaaaaaaaagtgtaatacTCACCAACTCAAATGCAGATTGGACCAATcttaattagtttttgttttgttattttaaatacTAGCAAAAGGTTGGATGAGTTTACAAACTTAACGTGCAAGGagttgtttctccaaaaaaaaaaaaaaaacgtgcaAGGAGTTAATCATTCAAAATTAGAAGTCAAACTCCAAAGACCACTTTGTAGTAATGTCAAAGACCAAAGATAATATTGTGAAACAGCTCTAAGTCAAAGTCCTCCAAAGATAGCGACATAGCGTTATTCTTCAAGTCTTACTAATacctagaagaaaaaaaaaaaacttagtcaAATTTTGTCTTTATGGTTATCTTATGAGAAAAGTGATCTAAATTGATGGTTACTCCTATAATTGAAGTAATAAGTGTTGGAGTGggccgtgtgtggcttgaattgccacaagcccacgtccACTTTAAGTTGGTCTCTTTTGACCGAATTTCACAAGGAATAGCAATTCCAAAAAGCAGCcgactttgacatatatatatatatatatattatatttgtagtGTAGCCGTGAGATTAAAAGTGAGAAATcctaattaacctagtgagcaagccacatgagagaaaatagagaaaagagaggcagtcagcttctattattattttttctgtgagagagtactagggtgtaattgggatttgggtttcttgagagtgttcttgtgcactattgtattttccctgataatagtgaaatccctgcaactccgtggacgtaggcaaattgccgaaccacgtaaatattgtcttgtgcgtgtgattatttttctttggcgtgtgttttctctatttattttgtttctcacaggttgggatttttggttaaattccctacaactggtatcagagcctagggttaggtttgagtgggagcaatggcagaggaagcaggaaaggcgtctggaatagaaaagtttgatggcacagacttcgcgtattggaggatgcagattgaagattatctctatgggagaaaattgcatctgcctcttttagggacaaaacctgaggctatgaaggctgatgaatgggctcttcttgacagacaggtactaggagttatcaggttaactctgtctaggtctgttgcacacaatgttgtaaaggagaagaccacagcagatctgatgaaggctttgtctggtatgtatgaaaagccgtcagcaaacaataaagtgcacttgatgaagaaactgttcaatctgaagatggcagagaatgcatcagtagcacaacatctgaatgaatttaacactatcacaaatcaattgtcgtctgtagaaattgattttgatgatgagattcgtgctctgatcgtcttggcttctttgccaaacagttgggaggcaatgaggatggcagtaagtaattctacaggaaaggaaaaactcaagtacaatgatatacgagatttaattctggctgaggagattcgcagaagagatgcaggtgaaacctcaggatctggttctgccctaaaccttgagacaagaggcagaggtaataacagaaattcaaatcggggcagatcaaaatccagaaattctaatcggaacagaaataaatctagatcaggccaacaggtacaatgctggaattgtgggaaaacaggtcactttaggaatcaatgcaaaagtcctaagaagaagaatgaagatgattctgctaatgctgtaacagaagaggtacaggatgcattacttcttgcagtagacagtccacttgatgattgggttttggattcaggagcttcgtttcataccactccacaccgagaaatcatacagaattatgttgcaggtgattttggtaaggtgtatttggctgatggttcagccttggatgttgtgggtatgggagatgttcgaatattgttgcccaatgggtctgtttggttactggagaagattcgacatattcctgacctgaggaggaatctgatttctgttggacaacttgatgatgaaggacatgcaatactatttgttggtggtacttggaaggttacaaagggagctagggtattggctcgtggaaagaagactggtactctgtacatgacctcaagtccaagagacacaattgcagttgctgatgcaagtattgatacaagcctatggcaccgcagacttggtcatatgagtgagaaagggatgaagatgctgctgtcaaaaggaaaactaccagaattgaagtccattgattttgacatgtgtgaaagttgcatcttaggaaagcagaaaaaggtgagcttcttgaaaactggcaggacaccgaaggctggaaaattggagttagtacacactgatttgtgggggccttctccagttgcatcccttggaggttcaaggtactacatcacttttattgatgactcaagcagaaaggtatgggtttattttctgaaaaataaatcagatgtatttgaaacttttaagaagtggaaggccatggttgagacagaaacaggtttgaaagtaaaatgtttgaggtcagataatggaggagagtacatagatggagggttcagtgagtattgtgctgcacagggaattaggatggagaagaccattcctgggacaccacagcagaatggtgtggctgagcgcatgaatagaactctcaatgagcgtgctaggagtatgaggttgcatgctggactaccaaaaactttttgggctgatgctgttagtactgcagcttacctgataaaccgaggaccttcagttcccatggagttcagacttcctgaggaggtttggagcggtaaagaggtaaagttttcacacttaaaagtttttggttgtgtttcttatgttcatattgattctgatgctcgtagtaaacttgatgcaaagtctaaaatatgttttttcattggctatggtgatgagaaatttggctataggttttgggatgaacaaaacaggaaaatcatcagaagtagaaatgtgatatttaatgaacaggttatgtacaaggacaggtcaactatagtgtcagatgttacagagatagatcaaaagaaatctgagtttgtcaacttagatgaattgactgaaggtactgtccagaaaaggggtgaagaagataaggagaatgtaaattcacaggtagatctgagtacacctgtagctgaagtccgcagatcttccagaaacattagacctccacagcgttattcacccactttaaattatctcctgttgactgatggtggtgagccagaatgttatgatgaagccttgcaagatgagaattcaagcaagtgggagatagccatgaaggatgagatggattccttgttggggaatcaaacatgggaactgactgaattgccagtaggaaagaaggctttgcacaacaagtgggtatacagaataaagaatgagcatgatggtagcaaacgttacaaggccagattagttgttaaagggttccagcagaaggaaggcattgactacacagagatattttctccagttgtgaagatgtcaacaatcagactagtactgggaatggtggctgcagaaaacttacatcttgagcagttagatgtgaagacagcattccttcatggtgacttggaggaagacctttacatgattcagccagaagggttcattgctcaaggacaagagaatttagtttgcaaactaagaaagagcttgtatggcctaaaacaagctcctagacagtggtacaagaaatttgacagttttatgcacagaattgggttcaagagatgtgaagctgatcactgttgctatgttaagttttttgacaattcttacatcatattattgttatatgtggatgatatgcttattgcagggtctagcattgaggagattaataatctgaagaagcaattgtccaaacagtttgcaatgaaggatttgggagctgcaaagcaaatccttggtatgagaatcattagagacaaggctaatggtacattgaaactttcacagtcagagtatgtgaagaaagttctcagcaggttcaacatgaat
This DNA window, taken from Quercus robur chromosome 2, dhQueRobu3.1, whole genome shotgun sequence, encodes the following:
- the LOC126709392 gene encoding metal transporter Nramp2-like, producing MNVEMRDDKEDSKNEEETNRLLSESHESDEYEEKILIAEEEESDGEDLTVPPFSWKKLWMFTGPGFLMSIAFLDPGNLEGDLQAGAIAGYSLLWLLLWATIMGLMIQLLSARVGVATGRHLAELCREEYPGWVGYVLWVMAELALIGADIQEVIGSAIAIQILSNGYLPIWAGVLITASDCFIFLFLENYGVRKLEALFAVLIATMGVSFAWMFGETKPSGKDLLMGILVPRLSSETIRQAVGVVGCVITPHNVFLHSALVQSRKIDPNKKGRVQEALNYYSIESSVAISISFIINLFVTTVFAKGFYGSKQANSVGLINAGQYLEDKYGGGVFPILYIWGIGLLAAGQSSTITGTYAGQFIMGGFLNLRLKKWLRAVITRSFAIVPTIAVALVFKTSEASLDILNEWLNVLQSIQIPFALIPLLTLVAKEQVMGVFKIGPVLERVAWSVAALVMIFNGYLLIDFFVSEVTGLLFGLAVATGTVAYIAFIVYLILHSGTFPSDLITLISKRFTSTGN